tatccaatggaaaaaagacagtctttttaacaaatggtgctgggagaactggacagcaacatgcagaaggttaaaactagaccactttcttacaacactcacaaaaataaactcaaaatggataaaggacctgaatgtgagacaggaaaccatcaaaaccctagaggagaaaccaggaaaagacctctctgacctcagctgcagcaatttcttacttgacacatccccaaaggcaagggaattaaaagcaaaaatgaactattgggaccttatgaagataaaaagcttctgcacagcaaaggaaacaaccaacaaaactaaaaggcaaccaacagaatgggaaaagatatttgcaaatgatatatcggacaaagggctagtatccaaaatctataaagagctcaccaaactccacacccgaaaaacaaataatccagtgaagaaatgggcagaaaacatgaatagacacttctctaaagaagacatccggatggccagcaggcacatgaaaagatgctcaacgtcgctcctcatcagggaaatacaaatcaaaaccacactcagatatcacctcacaccagtcagagtggccaaaatgaacaaatcaggagactatagatgctggagaggatgtggagaaacgggaaccctcttgcactgttggtgggaatgcaaactggtgcagccgctctggaaaacagtgtggaggttcctcaaaaaattaaaaatagacctaccctatgacccagcagtagcactgctaggaatttacccaagggatacaggagtactgatgcataggggcacttgtaccccaatgtttatagcagcactctcaacaatagccaaattatggaaagagccgaaatgtccatcaactgatgaatggataaagaaattgtggtttatatacacaatggagtactatgtggcaatgagaaagaatgaaatatggccctttgtagcaacggatggaactggagagtgttatgctaagtgaaataagccatacagagaaagacagatatgtttttcactcttatgtggatcctgagaaacttaacagaaacctatgggggaggggaagaaaaaaaaacaaaagaggttagagtggaagacagccaaagcataagagactcttaaaaactgagaacaaactgagggttgatggggggggggtgggagggagagaagggtgggtgatgggtattgaaaagggcatcttttgggatgagcactgggtgttgtatgaaagccaatttgacaataaatttcaaatattaaaaaaaaaattccagttagctaacacacagtgtaatattaattccaggtatagaatttagtgattcatcatttacatagaacaccagtgctcatcagaacaagtaccctcctaaatacccatcacccatttaacccatccccccacccacatcccctccagcaaccctcagtttgttcactatatttaagagtctgtttcctggtttgcctctcccttttcccccgccgtgttcatcttttttgtttcttaaattccacattaatgaaatcatatggtgtttgtctttctctgactgacctatttcactaagcataatacactctagctccatccaagtcattgcaaatggcaatattttattctttttgatggctgagtaatattccatggtacatgtatatacatttgggctctttccataatttggctactataaacatcagggtgcatgtaccctttgaattagtatttttgtatcctttggtaaatacctagtagtgcaatttctgggttgtagagttctactttaaattttctagaaaCCTCAAtgctgttttccggagtggctgcaccagtttgcattatcACCAATGGTGCAAAAGGGTTgccctttttctgcatcctcaccagcacctgttgtttcctgtgttattaattttggccattcttacaggtgtgatgtgatatttcattgtagttttgattcatatttccctgttgatgagtaatgttgagcatcttttaatgctTCTGGTAGCCATCTGTACATAAATGTGGTACTTTAAATTGGAGTTTTGGCATGCTGGATTGTCAAAGCAGGAAcagatataaaaaacaaaaaacaaaaaacaaaaacaaaaacaaaccacctgAACCAAAACCCTCCTTTtaagatgaggaagctgaagcacAGAGGACAGAGATGACATGCCCAGGTTTGCACCATCAATGAGTAGCAGAAACAGACTTTAGGACTCAAATCTCCCTCAACCCATTGGTCACCCTTTTCAGATTCTTGGCACCCCTATCTTTGCTGTCCTTCTCCCACCCCGCATCTCCACCAGTCAAAAATCCAACCCATACTTCAAAACCAGCTTAAATGCCACTTCTTTAATAAATCCTTTCTTGATCTCTTTTTCCACAGCACCCCCCCAtgtaaagtatctttttttttttttttaatttttttttttcaacgtttatttatttttgggacagagagagacagagcatgaatgggcgaggggcagagagagagggagacacagaatcggaaacaggctccaggctctgagccatcagcccagagcccgacgcggggctcgaactcacagaccgcgagatcgtgacctggctgaagtcggacgcttaaccgactgcgccacccaggcgcccctaaagtatctttttttaatgaatgttcaGAGCACATTTCTAAACTCTCTCATGATGCTATGACATTATCCCttgtattataataattttttttaatttttttttacttttatttattttttgaaggagacagagcacaagttggggaggggaagagagagaaggagacacagaatccaaagcaggctccaggctccgagctgtcagcacagagcctgacgcagggctcgaactcaccagccgtgagatcatgacctgacttgaagtcggacgcttaaccgactgagccacccaggcgctctgcattataattatttattaattgtttATCTTATCTTTCCTACTAGTCCTTGAGGGAAGGGACCCTTTTGCCAATTTTTTACTCCTTCTATAGTTCCTTGAATATGCTAGTGATCAATGAGTTTCTTGAATCGAGTTGCAACAGAAAGTAACCTCCATCTTTCTAAGTTCAGTCTATTTCCTCTTCAGTAGAGATGGAAGGTGGCTATGACTTATAGCTTCAGTGTCCACCCACTCACactacttcctcctcctccctccaggaaGAAAATACAGCCAGCCATTCAAAATCAGGCCCTTTATTCAAGAGAGAGGTGGAATCCATTGTTGTAGTTAAAGTGCCATCAGGGGGCACTAAGCAAGGGTCAAAAGTCCAGTGTACCAGTCACACATTCCTGGAGAATCATTCTCAAGTGTCCAAAGGTGTCACTACAGAGTTCAGGGCTCAGAGACAAATCAGCTTCAAGGGGGTAGAAAGAAGCAAACTGAGGTAGCCTTAGGGGAGAGGCATTCCAGGAATGTACAGAGGGCAGAAACGGCAAAGACCGCAGGCACTCACAACATCTCACAGTGCCACTGTTCCAGTTTCTCAGAGCAGAGTGGTTTATGGGCCAACCTGATAATGGAAAAAGAGACGGGACAAGTTGGATGACTGGATCTTAGCCCAAACTTCCATCTAGCTTTATTCTCAAAAGGGTCAAGGTGGAAGAGTGTGGATGAAAATTAAAGAAGGACATTCCTAGCCAGATGGCAAGGGACACTGAGCCACCTAATGGGGTAGGGTtcacttttaaaactccaaaaaatTGTAGGACTGGAAAAGACATGCAGTGGAATCAAGGGCTTGCTTCGGGGTCTAGGACTAAAACAAGCTGAATTAGATGTCCACGTCCAGGTGAAGGGAGCCATAGGTCTCAGCCTTCTCTTTCTTATGCTTATTAGGAATATTGTTAAACAGGAGTGGTGTGAGGGAAGCTTAGAAAATCGGAAAACTGAATCTTCTCAATgacttttgttttgaaaactaCATTCTAAATTAAATGGTCAGGAGATAGAAAGAGAGGACAGTAGTGCTGGACTAAAGGagtgagaaaaaggaggagaaggggaaagtaaaaaatagaatggagaTTCACCAGTAGTCAATTCCTTCCTTATCCAGGATCTTCTTGGCACAAATCATGTCATCAGTAAGGTCATCATCCAGGAACTCTGGCAGAAGTTGCAAGGAGAGGAATGAGAGAGCTAAGTATTACCCAGAAAGATAATGTGTTTCCCTCTTCCCTGGATCTATTAGGTCTGGTTCTTCTCTGAACTGGAGGCTTATGCCTGTTGCCTTTCTATATGATAAAGTCAATACAATAATGTTCCCCATCCAAGATAAGGATTCCCTTCACTTTTCTTGAATGTCTCCGGAGGAACTGTCAACTTCATCAACTGACTTACTCTGAAAATGCAGGGTATTAGACTTCAAGAATCCCAGACAGCTCAGATCATCTACCTGTGAACTTCTGGGAACTGCCTGGGGATTTAGTGAACATGAAAATTCTGTCAATTCAAGCCCCACAGTTGAAGTGGAGTACAAGGCAGTGAAGCCAGAAGTATGCTTGACACCAAAAGTAAGATTATCCCAGAGGTAGCCTCCAGGAAAACAGAGGAACAGGATAAAAGAGGCTACTCACTGTCACAGGAGATGTCACAGATGTTCCTTGACTGAAGGATCTGGTTGTCCCTGCACCAAAATTTATTGTTGATCTGGAAGAGTCCATATTCTGTGCTGCCATTGTTATTCACTATGGTTTGTGTATCATAACCACTAGTATGAAATATGGTACAGATCCCTGAGGGAAAGATGAGAAAGAGGTATCACAGAGGTGACTATAAATTATGCATTTATAGCATAAATGAGGACCTGTATTACCAGACATAGAAAGGCTCTCTAGCTAATCTCCAAATATTGCAAAGCACAAAATATATTGATGAAATGAAAAGAGTTCCAAAAAGGACAGAcaataagagaaagggaaaataggggcgtctgggtggctcagttaagtgtccgacttcagctcaggtcatgatctcacagttcgtgggctccagccccacatcaaactctgtgctgacagctcagagcctggagcctgcttcagattctgtgtctccctttctctctacgcCCCTTCCatagtctgtgtctctctgtctctcaaaaatgaataaatgttaaaaaaaaatttttttttaaagagagaaaggaaaaatacatgaataaatgtaataaaaagagtAAACAGATAAGCAGATAAGATAAAAGGATTATTAGATaattgaataaaagtggagagGAAAAGGTGGATGAAAGAGAGACACATATGAATTGAAGAATGGATGAAGCAAGGCAGCAGGGAACTTACATTCAGACAAAGCAATGCCTCCATAGCCATCCATGTCTTTCAGCACCTGGGACAGCTCACATTTTGTAAATTGCTTCCCCTGGATGGCAGGGAACATGATGCCAATcaggagcagagagacaaaggaCATCATTTTGGCTGCCCCCAAGAACCTGAAATAGGGACACCAGACAGCTTCACCTCCTTTTATTTGTGGAGAAAGCCTCGGGGGCCCTGGCACCAAGCCCTACATCCAGGAAGAGGATGAAGAGAGACTGGTCATGCCAACACAGAAACACTGAACCTGCCAGCTTCCTTCCGTACTTTTACcccatttttccttctcctcccctaaTCTCTAGTCCATACCAGTTATTGTTTTCTGcccagagagagttccaagcatgATTCTGTTCCCATTTGGCTTTGTTAAGTACCTTTGTTTCCTGTAGATTTGGTTCTAGGAAGCAGGATGTCCCTAGCCTACTTCGGGAACAAAGGAGGCCTCAGGGGTAATATGAGTGAGGCAGTCAGAAAATAAACTAAGGGTCTTGGCAAAACCCCCTCCCCACTAGACACATACAGAATATGGAAAAGGAGTGTGTGTCATTACATGCCATAAGCCCAGGACCAGAGTTGGCACTTGTCCAGTCAACTCAGGcatggaaaaaaggaagagtcCCTTAACACGGTGGTTCATGGCTGGGGGCTCAGGAGTAGGGATGGACGATAGCAACATAGACTACAAGAATCTGATATAACTTGGATCCAGAGATTTCTATACTTCAGGAAAACAGAGTATGACAGTATCTAGCTCTCCTATGAGCTATTATCCAGGCTCTCCACCACCAACCACCACTACCACTAAACAGCCAGATACCACATTGGTGTTAATTAAGACATTATGTAAATCCAAAACTAATAACTTGTAGCAGATTTGTTCATGGGTATAGAAACTTGTAGACAGCCTCAGAGTTGGCCACAGACGGTTAAAGAGAGAGTAACCCAAGTCAGTGTAAAGAGGACTTTGAGAACCTTAAGATTAGACTAAGATATATCTACAGCCTACAAAACAAGATTCTGGATCTGAGCTTTTTAAGGTCAGTGCCCCTGAACAAGTAAAGTTGAGGGTACCAGTTCTGAATAATTCCTCCAACTTGCTGGCATCAAGCTTCAAATCATGTGCCAATAGCTATTAGCCTCCTTCGTGCCAGGGCTCATCCTCTTTATTCCAATCTCTCAACCTGATTTCTTATATTGAAGTGGGTATCTGTCCCAACCAACAGTTTTCTCTATATCATGGGTAACCAGTATATGAAGCTGCATGAGTGAAATGAGTGTAGAGGATCTTGGTGCCAAGAGAGATGAGCAGAAAGTCCTGATGGCAAAGAAATACATGTTCAGAAACACAATGAAAGGGCTGCTACAACATTTCTCCTCCATTCTACCCAGAGGCATTGGAGGGGTACATGAAGGACAGGAATAGGAATAGGAATTCTGTCACACTAAGCAAGTATGGTTGAGAATATGGCTGGGAGTAGAGGATGACCTTGAACCATCTGACAGATAAGGAAAGCTAGGTCTGCTTGCCTATAATTTGGTTGGTtgtatctctgcccttccctgaagCAATAAAAAGCAGCATCCAGGTCTGCACAGCTAAGCGCAAAAAATAAATGTGCCTCGGGCAAGAGGAACCATTATTTCCCTAGAAATGTTTGTAAAATGGCATATCTGAGGATCATCTGGAAAAGAATATGGAAGATGTATAATGGGAACAATTACAAACATTCAGAGAAAGACGCAGATTCTTGGAGATAGACCAAACAACAATGACCACAgcactgaaagaggaagaaagacatcAGCACAGCTACCTTTCCAGACAGGTAGCGTGCTCTCTGTGCAGGCTGAGATCTGAATCAAGGCAGTGAAGAGACATTTACAACACATGGATTTTTTAGAAATATGCTAGGAAGCTATATTCATTTTCTCAGATGCTGTCATAAAAATCAGGTTTCTCAAATCAGCCCTATTTGAAGGACTTTTAGAGATTAAGGAATCAGAAGGGCCTGCTTCAAAACACATTTGGCAGTTGCCATCCAAAACTATAGTTTGTAGATAAGTGGTAATTTATAGAGAGAGCCAAGGACTACCATTTGGAGGAACATCCTAGATCCAGAATAACATTGATCATTACTTCTGGTTAGTATATTCACCTTGTTCTACTTCCTCCCATAATCCACATAAATTACTACTAAGTGGACAATGAAGCAAAATTTTGGACTTGACACATAAATTTCAGACAAATTCTTCATTGAATTATAGAgttatttaaagcaaataaaatttgggggcacctgggtggctcagtcagttaagcatctgacttcagctcaggtcatgatcttgtggttcacaagtttgagccctgcatggagctctgtgctgacagctcagagcctggagagtccttcagattctgtctccctctctctctgccctcccccactcgtgctctgtctgtctctcaaaaataaacaaacatttttaaaaagcagataaaatttGGAGAGTGAGTGATTTTGATTGGTGCTTTTCTTTTGGGGGTTGCTTGTGCAAAAGTCCTTACAAAGTCACTTAGCACTAGGGATTCACATCCTGTATCTGCACCAAAAGCGTGCTTGCAATTTACATTGGATTATTTTCAATTGTTGTACTTGTATTACTATCTCTATAACTGTTCTTGTGCATAAAAAAGCCAATGGTTCACTTTTGTGAACTGAGAATAGTATcaacaaaaaatgtaaatatacaaatgtaaatCATAACTcacaacttattttaaaatatactaactAAAATGGATTTTACCTTTTTGATCAAATATTAGCTAAAACAAATTCATATGCAATACTAATACATAATAGAATTTTTATGCAAATCTTAcccaatttttcattttaaatgtctatttttaaaaaaacataagagcacctagctgactcagtcagaagaacatgtgactcttgatctcgggatcatgagttcgagtcccacactgggtgtagagattacttaa
The Lynx canadensis isolate LIC74 chromosome B4, mLynCan4.pri.v2, whole genome shotgun sequence DNA segment above includes these coding regions:
- the LALBA gene encoding alpha-lactalbumin translates to MMSFVSLLLIGIMFPAIQGKQFTKCELSQVLKDMDGYGGIALSEWICTIFHTSGYDTQTIVNNNGSTEYGLFQINNKFWCRDNQILQSRNICDISCDKFLDDDLTDDMICAKKILDKEGIDYWLAHKPLCSEKLEQWHCEML